The following coding sequences lie in one Methylotenera versatilis 301 genomic window:
- a CDS encoding primosomal protein N' produces the protein MPKTILKIALDVPLDRLFDYLSGGNVAQIGQRVLVPFGRRSQIGIVMGFAETSEFPIEKLKPVTQVFVDELPINTETLNLIKFSADYYQYPFGQALLSALPSRLRQIAPAVSRKQFAYQLTEFGRTQSVDQIPKRQLVTRRVFEALQASELLTEVELDAISSGARKAAKQLVLDGWASSKQVQAGLRVLEQQSAIEPDLNEEQAHAVEQIVQNSTEFKAWLLHGITGSGKTEVYIRLMQHFLASKDAQVLVLVPEINLTPQLESRFRSRFANIPLVSLHSNLSESERLHHWQMAQSGAAKIVIGTRLSIFTPLPNLKLIIIDEEHDGSYKQQDSMRYHARDIALVRAKRLNIPVVLGSATPALESWHNATANKYNLLSLNQRAVTAAQLPNIECIDTTKVNLQQGLTPQLITALKLRLARKEQSLLFINRRGYSPVLLCSACHWIAPCMRCSSRLVVHLGQRKLRCHHCGHEQKIPLQCPSCGNADLHPTGHGTQRLEQTLAQLLPTARIARVDRDSISRKNALVEILDKVHNQEIDILVGTQMLAKGHDFPNLTLVGVIDTDSALHSPDFRASERLFAQLMQVAGRAGRADKAGQVIIQTQFPEHVLFNALRSQDYVSYANAMLQEREQVQFPPYVFMALLRAEANDFALVQQFLNHAFKLVRDLSTDVTVYDPIRPQMERLKGMERGHVLMQTSNRGALQKLLRNLVSQLRGQAIAAKVRWAIDVDPLEF, from the coding sequence TTGCCCAAAACCATCCTAAAAATTGCTTTAGATGTGCCGCTAGACCGCTTATTTGATTATTTGAGCGGTGGGAATGTTGCGCAAATCGGTCAGCGCGTACTCGTGCCATTTGGCCGTAGAAGCCAGATTGGTATTGTGATGGGCTTTGCTGAAACTAGCGAATTTCCGATTGAAAAACTAAAGCCTGTCACGCAGGTATTTGTAGATGAATTGCCAATTAATACTGAAACGTTAAATTTGATTAAGTTTAGCGCGGATTATTACCAATATCCGTTTGGGCAGGCATTGTTATCTGCCCTGCCCTCACGTTTGCGGCAAATCGCGCCAGCCGTTTCGCGCAAGCAGTTTGCCTATCAATTGACTGAGTTTGGGCGTACGCAAAGTGTTGACCAAATTCCTAAACGTCAATTGGTGACGCGCCGAGTGTTTGAGGCTTTGCAAGCATCTGAACTGCTGACAGAGGTCGAGTTAGATGCTATTTCCAGCGGCGCACGTAAAGCTGCAAAGCAGCTGGTGTTGGATGGTTGGGCGAGCAGCAAGCAAGTACAAGCAGGTTTGCGCGTATTAGAACAGCAATCAGCTATTGAGCCAGACTTAAATGAAGAGCAGGCGCATGCGGTTGAGCAAATTGTGCAAAACTCAACCGAATTTAAAGCATGGTTGTTGCATGGCATTACAGGCAGTGGGAAAACCGAAGTATATATTCGTTTGATGCAGCACTTTTTAGCTTCTAAAGACGCGCAAGTATTAGTGCTAGTGCCAGAAATCAACTTAACGCCTCAGTTGGAATCTCGTTTCAGAAGCCGCTTTGCAAATATTCCGCTAGTGAGTTTGCACAGTAATTTAAGCGAGAGTGAACGCTTACATCATTGGCAAATGGCGCAATCAGGCGCGGCTAAAATTGTCATCGGCACAAGACTTTCTATCTTTACGCCGCTGCCTAATTTAAAGCTCATTATTATCGATGAAGAGCACGATGGCTCGTATAAGCAGCAAGATAGTATGCGTTACCATGCGCGCGATATTGCACTGGTGAGAGCCAAGCGTTTGAACATTCCAGTGGTGCTGGGTAGCGCAACGCCTGCGCTGGAAAGTTGGCATAATGCAACTGCAAATAAATACAATTTACTTAGCCTGAACCAGCGTGCGGTTACAGCGGCGCAACTGCCCAATATTGAGTGTATAGATACGACTAAAGTGAACCTGCAACAGGGTTTAACGCCGCAACTGATTACTGCGTTAAAACTAAGGTTAGCGCGCAAAGAGCAAAGCTTGTTGTTTATTAATCGCCGAGGTTATTCGCCTGTTTTGTTGTGTTCAGCTTGCCATTGGATTGCGCCGTGTATGCGTTGCAGCAGCCGCTTGGTAGTGCATTTAGGGCAACGAAAATTGCGCTGCCATCATTGCGGGCATGAGCAAAAAATCCCGTTGCAATGTCCAAGTTGTGGCAATGCAGATTTACACCCAACAGGTCACGGCACACAAAGGCTAGAGCAAACCTTGGCGCAATTGCTGCCAACTGCGCGCATTGCACGAGTAGACCGCGATAGCATCAGCCGCAAGAACGCTTTGGTTGAGATTTTAGACAAAGTACACAATCAAGAAATCGATATTTTGGTGGGCACACAAATGCTCGCTAAAGGGCATGATTTCCCAAACTTGACCTTAGTTGGCGTGATTGATACCGATAGTGCGCTGCATAGCCCAGATTTTCGGGCAAGTGAACGTTTATTTGCGCAACTCATGCAAGTAGCTGGACGCGCAGGTCGGGCAGATAAAGCAGGGCAGGTCATTATTCAAACGCAGTTTCCAGAGCATGTGCTATTTAACGCACTGCGCAGCCAAGATTATGTGAGTTATGCCAACGCCATGTTGCAAGAGCGCGAACAAGTGCAGTTCCCACCGTATGTGTTTATGGCGCTGCTACGTGCGGAAGCGAATGATTTTGCACTTGTGCAACAGTTTTTAAATCATGCATTCAAATTAGTCCGAGATTTAAGCACTGATGTCACTGTATACGACCCAATCCGTCCACAAATGGAACGTCTAAAAGGCATGGAGCGAGGCCATGTATTGATGCAAACTAGCAATAGAGGCGCACTGCAAAAATTGCTTAGAAACTTGGTGAGTCAATTAAGAGGTCAAGCCATCGCAGCTAAAGTGCGATGGGCGATTGATGTTGATCCGCTAGAGTTTTGA
- the argS gene encoding arginine--tRNA ligase — MKTHLTQLLTAAAKTIAPEFEATILLERPKSAEHGDFATNLALVLAKPLKQNPRAIAAQIIEALPASDYIAKTEIAGAGFINFFLNAQSQQAVVTDILKAGENYGRNNIGSGQKVQLEFVSANPTGPLHVGHGRGAAVGDCLARLLDANGWDVTREFYYNDAGAQIDNLTISVLARCKGIPTDDASFPENGYRGDYIMDIANAFLNKETVTADDMQVTANGDITDEDAVRTFAVAYLRHEQDLDLKAFQIKFDVFSLESALYSEGKVEETVQALIKSGHTYDLDGALWLKTTDFGDDKDRVMRKSEGGYTYFVPDVAYHAEKWKRGFVRVINEQGADHHSTITRVRAGLQALDAGIPSGWPDYVLHQMVTVMRGGEEVKLSKRAGSYVTLRDLIEEVGCDATRYFLAARRSDSQLVFDIDLARAQTNDNPVFYIQYAHARICSVLAQWGGVAAQLNDVDLSPLNNPHETALMQRLSSYPETVANAATELAPHVIANYLKDLASDLHSYYNEYKFLIEDETVKLARLSLISATQQVLKNGLGLLGVSAPEKM; from the coding sequence GTGAAAACACATCTTACCCAATTACTGACCGCAGCCGCAAAAACTATTGCGCCTGAATTTGAAGCGACCATTTTACTTGAGCGCCCAAAATCTGCCGAACATGGTGATTTTGCAACCAATTTAGCATTGGTTTTAGCTAAGCCACTCAAACAAAATCCGCGCGCAATCGCTGCCCAAATCATCGAAGCACTGCCAGCCAGCGACTATATCGCGAAAACTGAAATCGCGGGCGCAGGATTTATTAACTTCTTTTTGAATGCTCAATCACAGCAAGCTGTTGTGACTGATATTTTAAAAGCTGGCGAAAATTATGGTCGCAATAACATCGGTAGTGGTCAGAAAGTACAACTAGAGTTTGTTTCAGCTAACCCAACCGGTCCATTGCATGTAGGACACGGACGTGGTGCAGCGGTGGGCGATTGCTTAGCACGCTTGCTGGATGCCAATGGCTGGGATGTGACACGTGAGTTTTACTATAACGATGCTGGTGCACAGATCGACAATCTGACGATTTCAGTATTAGCGCGGTGCAAGGGCATTCCAACGGACGATGCTAGTTTTCCTGAAAATGGTTACCGTGGCGACTATATTATGGACATCGCCAACGCGTTTCTGAACAAAGAAACTGTGACCGCCGATGACATGCAAGTCACTGCAAATGGCGATATCACTGACGAAGATGCCGTACGCACCTTTGCCGTAGCCTATTTGCGCCATGAGCAAGATTTAGATCTAAAGGCCTTTCAAATCAAGTTTGACGTATTTTCACTAGAAAGTGCCTTGTATTCAGAAGGTAAAGTTGAAGAAACCGTGCAAGCGCTGATTAAAAGCGGTCATACCTATGATTTAGATGGTGCACTTTGGCTTAAAACCACAGACTTTGGCGATGACAAAGACCGTGTGATGCGCAAATCTGAAGGTGGTTACACTTACTTCGTACCTGACGTGGCTTACCATGCAGAAAAATGGAAACGTGGTTTTGTACGTGTAATTAACGAGCAGGGCGCTGACCATCACAGCACCATTACTCGCGTTCGTGCTGGTTTGCAGGCTTTAGATGCTGGCATTCCAAGCGGTTGGCCTGATTATGTATTGCACCAAATGGTCACTGTGATGCGCGGTGGCGAAGAAGTGAAACTGTCAAAACGTGCAGGTAGTTATGTCACGCTACGTGATTTAATTGAAGAAGTTGGCTGTGACGCAACACGTTACTTCTTAGCCGCGCGTCGTTCAGACTCACAATTGGTGTTTGATATTGATTTAGCTCGTGCTCAAACCAACGATAACCCTGTGTTTTATATTCAGTATGCCCATGCCCGTATTTGCAGCGTGTTAGCCCAATGGGGTGGTGTTGCAGCGCAATTAAATGATGTAGATTTAAGCCCGCTTAATAATCCGCATGAGACTGCACTGATGCAACGTTTAAGTTCCTACCCTGAAACAGTTGCAAATGCCGCGACCGAGCTAGCGCCGCACGTAATCGCAAATTATTTAAAAGATTTAGCCAGTGATTTGCATAGCTATTACAATGAATATAAGTTTTTAATTGAAGATGAAACCGTTAAACTAGCGCGCTTAAGCTTGATTAGCGCTACACAACAAGTCTTAAAAAATGGTTTAGGCTTACTTGGCGTAAGTGCGCCCGAAAAAATGTAG
- a CDS encoding SPOR domain-containing protein, with product MSRDYKPSPERSKSSSKGSPFLTGLLVGILLGVAASLSVVMFIKGGDSPFGAQTEKEPKTPLADKIVADTKAEAAKAAAEKDKQAAADNNENVDDKTRFDFYTILPGSESKVTKEEEDKIKANDQQPVVPKSYFLQVGAFQTDEEADNLKAKLALQGFEAVVQTATIPDKGTWHRVRVGPLNDLDQINKTKKDLISNGFNADLIKVNNENQ from the coding sequence ATGAGTAGAGATTACAAACCAAGCCCAGAAAGATCAAAAAGCAGCAGCAAAGGCAGCCCTTTTTTAACGGGTCTATTGGTCGGCATTTTATTAGGTGTTGCTGCATCACTCAGCGTGGTGATGTTTATTAAAGGCGGCGATAGCCCATTCGGCGCACAAACCGAGAAAGAACCTAAAACGCCATTGGCAGATAAAATTGTTGCGGACACTAAAGCTGAAGCAGCAAAAGCTGCAGCTGAAAAAGACAAACAAGCCGCTGCAGATAACAATGAAAACGTTGACGACAAAACACGTTTTGATTTTTACACAATTTTGCCGGGTAGCGAGAGCAAAGTGACCAAAGAAGAAGAAGATAAAATCAAGGCAAACGACCAGCAGCCTGTTGTTCCAAAAAGTTACTTTCTACAAGTGGGTGCTTTTCAAACAGATGAAGAAGCTGATAATCTAAAAGCTAAACTTGCCTTGCAAGGTTTTGAGGCGGTAGTACAGACCGCTACCATTCCTGATAAAGGTACTTGGCACCGCGTACGCGTAGGACCTTTGAACGATTTAGATCAAATCAACAAAACCAAAAAAGATTTAATCAGTAACGGCTTTAATGCTGACTTGATTAAAGTAAATAACGAAAACCAGTAA
- a CDS encoding thiol:disulfide interchange protein DsbA/DsbL, which produces MKKLLAALMLLTSFNVLAADPQLGQEFDKTAEVINTDNPGKIEVTEIFWYGCIHCYHMDPILNAWVKKLPADVAFKRVPGLPNPSWAPMAKAFYAMEDLKLSDKLHTALFDAVHKEKVLDPTNEAAITDWMTKKSGLDKAKVEAAFKSFSMNNKLNQAANFFRASGATGVPSFIINGQFITSSTMAGGNEQALKTVDFIVGNIRASKAKAPAKK; this is translated from the coding sequence ATGAAAAAATTGTTGGCCGCATTAATGTTGTTAACCTCATTCAATGTGTTGGCAGCAGACCCACAATTGGGTCAGGAATTTGATAAAACAGCAGAAGTCATCAACACAGACAACCCGGGTAAAATTGAAGTCACTGAAATATTCTGGTACGGCTGTATTCACTGCTATCACATGGATCCTATCCTCAATGCATGGGTAAAGAAATTACCAGCAGATGTAGCATTCAAACGTGTACCTGGTTTGCCTAATCCATCTTGGGCGCCTATGGCTAAAGCTTTCTATGCTATGGAAGATTTGAAATTATCTGATAAATTGCACACCGCTTTGTTTGATGCTGTGCATAAAGAAAAAGTGTTAGACCCTACCAATGAGGCAGCAATTACTGATTGGATGACTAAAAAAAGTGGCTTAGATAAAGCAAAAGTTGAAGCAGCATTTAAGTCATTCTCTATGAATAATAAATTGAACCAAGCGGCTAACTTCTTCCGTGCTTCTGGCGCAACTGGTGTACCTAGTTTTATTATCAATGGTCAATTCATTACCTCTAGCACAATGGCTGGTGGTAACGAGCAAGCGCTTAAAACAGTTGATTTTATTGTTGGAAACATTCGTGCAAGCAAAGCAAAGGCTCCTGCAAAAAAGTAA
- a CDS encoding SDR family oxidoreductase, with amino-acid sequence MKVFITGASSGIGEALATEYAKRFQNKDTTIGLVARRSEHLQKLQSKLQETYKIKCAIYPLDVRNHQALATTAADFIQQYGTPDIVIACAGVSRGTLTEHVEDIAAFQAIMDINVMGLVHTFQPFIAAMRQAGQGQLVGVASVAGIRGLPGAGAYSASKAAAISYLESLRVEMAQHNIAVTTIAPGYIRTPMTDVNQYKMPFLMDPNVFAHKFASAVENKRRFCVIPWQMGWVARLMRLIPPFLWDFAMKKAPHKKRLDWDWL; translated from the coding sequence ATGAAAGTTTTTATCACTGGCGCTTCCAGCGGCATAGGCGAGGCACTCGCCACAGAGTATGCTAAACGCTTTCAAAATAAAGACACTACTATAGGACTAGTGGCCAGACGTAGTGAGCACTTACAAAAACTGCAATCTAAGCTACAAGAAACCTACAAAATTAAATGCGCTATTTATCCGCTAGATGTGCGTAATCATCAAGCGCTAGCCACAACCGCAGCAGACTTTATACAACAATATGGTACGCCGGATATCGTCATTGCCTGCGCGGGCGTAAGCCGTGGAACGCTCACCGAACACGTGGAAGACATCGCCGCTTTTCAAGCGATTATGGATATTAACGTCATGGGATTGGTGCATACCTTTCAACCATTTATTGCCGCCATGCGTCAAGCTGGGCAAGGACAATTAGTCGGCGTTGCCAGTGTCGCGGGTATTCGTGGCTTGCCAGGCGCAGGCGCCTATAGCGCGAGCAAAGCAGCAGCCATTAGTTATTTAGAAAGCCTGCGCGTAGAAATGGCGCAACACAATATTGCTGTCACCACCATTGCACCGGGCTATATTCGCACACCAATGACTGACGTGAATCAATACAAAATGCCGTTTTTAATGGATCCCAATGTATTTGCCCATAAGTTTGCCAGTGCCGTTGAAAACAAACGTAGATTCTGTGTGATTCCATGGCAAATGGGTTGGGTAGCAAGATTAATGCGCTTGATACCACCATTTCTATGGGATTTTGCCATGAAAAAAGCGCCTCATAAGAAGCGCTTAGATTGGGATTGGCTTTAG
- the ettA gene encoding energy-dependent translational throttle protein EttA — MAQYVMSMLRVSKIVPPKKTIIKDISLSFFPGAKIGLLGLNGSGKSTVLRIMAGVDKEFEGEVQWQPNMTIGYLPQEPQLDPEKTVREEVESGMGEVMEAQAKLEAVYAAYAEPDADFDKLAEEQAKWENIIAASGSDLTTQLDIAADALRLPPWDAKIGPLSGGEKRRVALCKLLLSKPDMLLLDEPTNHLDAESVEWLEQFLVRFPGTVVAVTHDRYFLDNAAEWILELDRGHGIPWKGNYSSWLDQKQARLALEESQESSRRKALNTELEWVRQNPKARQAKSKSRIARYEELASAEYQKRNETQEIFIPAGERLGDQVIEFNGVSKAFKDRLLIDNLSFSVPAGAIVGIIGPNGAGKSTLFKMITGKEAPDSGEVNIGQTVKMAYVDQSRDALSDAKTVFDEISGGSDILTVGRYETPSRAYIGRFNFKGGDQQKIVGQLSGGERGRLHLAKTLISGGNVLLLDEPSNDLDVETLRALEDALLEFAGCVLVISHDRWFLDRIATHILAAEGESQWTFFNGNYQEYEADKRKRLGEEGAKPKRIRYKPITR; from the coding sequence TTGGCTCAATATGTCATGTCTATGCTCCGCGTGAGCAAAATCGTTCCTCCTAAAAAAACCATTATTAAAGATATTTCTTTATCTTTTTTCCCAGGTGCAAAAATTGGTTTGCTGGGTTTAAATGGCTCTGGTAAATCTACTGTGCTGCGCATTATGGCAGGTGTGGACAAAGAGTTTGAGGGCGAAGTGCAATGGCAGCCCAATATGACGATTGGCTACTTGCCGCAGGAGCCGCAACTAGACCCAGAAAAAACTGTACGTGAAGAAGTTGAGTCAGGAATGGGCGAAGTGATGGAGGCACAAGCCAAGCTAGAAGCCGTGTATGCCGCCTATGCAGAACCAGACGCAGATTTTGACAAGCTGGCTGAAGAACAAGCAAAGTGGGAAAACATTATTGCCGCAAGCGGCAGTGACTTAACTACGCAACTAGATATTGCTGCAGATGCACTACGTTTACCTCCATGGGATGCGAAAATCGGCCCATTATCTGGCGGTGAGAAACGTCGTGTGGCTTTATGTAAACTATTGCTGTCTAAGCCAGATATGCTGTTACTAGACGAGCCAACCAACCATTTGGATGCAGAGTCTGTGGAATGGTTAGAACAGTTCTTGGTGCGCTTCCCAGGCACCGTGGTGGCGGTAACGCATGATAGATACTTCCTTGATAACGCTGCGGAATGGATTTTAGAGTTGGATCGTGGCCATGGTATTCCATGGAAAGGCAATTACTCAAGCTGGTTAGATCAAAAGCAAGCACGTTTAGCGTTAGAGGAATCGCAAGAATCTTCACGTCGTAAAGCATTGAATACAGAGTTAGAGTGGGTGCGTCAAAACCCGAAAGCACGCCAAGCGAAGAGTAAATCACGTATTGCACGTTACGAAGAGCTCGCAAGTGCTGAATACCAAAAACGCAACGAAACGCAGGAGATTTTCATCCCAGCTGGTGAGCGTTTAGGCGACCAAGTCATTGAATTCAATGGCGTCAGTAAAGCTTTTAAAGATCGCTTGTTGATTGATAATTTAAGCTTCAGTGTGCCAGCAGGTGCGATAGTCGGCATTATTGGCCCGAACGGTGCGGGTAAATCAACGCTATTTAAAATGATTACAGGTAAAGAAGCACCAGACAGCGGCGAAGTGAATATCGGTCAAACCGTTAAAATGGCTTATGTTGACCAAAGTCGCGACGCCCTGAGCGATGCTAAAACCGTATTCGATGAAATTTCAGGTGGTTCAGATATTCTTACAGTAGGTCGTTACGAAACGCCATCACGTGCTTACATTGGCCGCTTCAACTTTAAAGGCGGCGATCAGCAAAAAATCGTTGGTCAGCTTTCAGGCGGTGAACGTGGCCGCTTGCACTTGGCTAAAACGTTGATTTCAGGCGGCAACGTGTTGCTACTGGATGAACCATCAAACGACTTAGATGTAGAAACATTACGTGCGCTAGAAGATGCGTTATTAGAGTTTGCAGGCTGCGTATTGGTAATTTCACATGATCGCTGGTTCTTAGACCGTATCGCGACACACATACTCGCAGCAGAAGGCGAGTCGCAATGGACGTTCTTTAACGGTAACTATCAGGAGTATGAAGCCGATAAACGCAAACGTTTGGGTGAAGAAGGTGCGAAACCTAAGCGGATTCGCTATAAACCAATTACACGTTAG
- a CDS encoding YaeQ family protein, with protein MAIKSTIYKIDLQVSDMDRNYYQQHNLTIAKHPSETDERVMVRLIGFAMYANEALIFGKGLSDDEEPDLWQKDLTGAIELWMDVGLPTEKDIRKAAGRAKQVVVVLYGGRVADMWWTANSKALLKTNNLTVINLPETKELANIAERGFNISCTIQDGQIMVGHDGGTLDITPVILKEPSTY; from the coding sequence ATGGCAATCAAATCCACAATTTATAAAATCGATCTGCAAGTTTCTGATATGGATCGCAACTATTATCAGCAACACAATTTAACCATTGCCAAACATCCGTCAGAAACTGATGAGCGCGTCATGGTGCGGCTGATTGGTTTTGCTATGTATGCCAATGAAGCGCTGATATTTGGCAAAGGCTTGAGCGATGATGAAGAGCCCGATTTGTGGCAAAAAGATCTCACTGGCGCTATCGAGTTATGGATGGATGTTGGTTTGCCAACAGAAAAAGATATTCGCAAAGCAGCAGGGCGTGCCAAGCAAGTAGTGGTGGTGCTTTACGGTGGAAGAGTCGCTGATATGTGGTGGACGGCAAATAGCAAAGCCTTACTTAAAACCAACAACTTAACGGTGATTAATTTGCCTGAAACAAAAGAATTAGCAAATATTGCAGAACGAGGCTTTAATATCAGCTGCACCATTCAAGATGGGCAAATCATGGTGGGGCATGACGGTGGAACTTTAGACATTACACCTGTGATTTTGAAAGAGCCAAGTACTTACTAG
- a CDS encoding adenylate/guanylate cyclase domain-containing protein yields the protein MSHNSKTVMQNSESRLYDLIAQRLLPNANKEEIDQRIWDLFGEEWCVMMTDLAGFSRRVAEYGIIHFLQTIYESERLLLPVIEQNEGFLLKTDGDSFLVIFRQPQKALQCALVMQQILIPYNEAKLEQERVHLCVGLGFGKILRVGNTEVFGAEVNAACKLGEDVAKQGETLVTGAFQQVCADFAGVTYQKLEHAPAGASAAYKVILT from the coding sequence ATGAGTCACAACTCTAAAACTGTAATGCAGAATTCTGAAAGTCGCTTATACGACTTGATTGCACAAAGGTTATTACCAAATGCTAATAAAGAAGAAATAGATCAGCGTATTTGGGATTTGTTTGGCGAAGAGTGGTGCGTTATGATGACTGATCTGGCGGGCTTTTCTCGCCGAGTGGCTGAGTACGGCATAATTCATTTTTTGCAGACGATTTATGAATCTGAGCGTTTGTTATTACCAGTGATTGAGCAGAATGAAGGCTTCTTGCTTAAAACTGATGGTGACTCTTTTTTAGTGATTTTTCGTCAGCCACAAAAAGCATTGCAATGTGCACTTGTGATGCAGCAGATTTTAATTCCCTACAACGAAGCTAAACTTGAGCAAGAAAGAGTTCACTTATGTGTCGGTTTGGGTTTTGGTAAGATTTTGCGTGTAGGTAATACCGAAGTGTTTGGAGCAGAGGTGAATGCCGCCTGTAAACTGGGTGAAGATGTCGCAAAACAAGGTGAAACTTTGGTGACAGGCGCGTTTCAGCAAGTTTGTGCGGATTTTGCTGGGGTGACTTATCAGAAGCTAGAACATGCACCAGCTGGAGCAAGCGCGGCATACAAAGTGATTTTGACCTAG
- the glmS gene encoding glutamine--fructose-6-phosphate transaminase (isomerizing) — MCGIVGAVASRNVVSTLIEGLSRLEYRGYDSAGVAVLSGGNIERVRAVGRVAAMTEKALEVNLSGQVGIGHTRWATHGGVTESNAHPHVSKGELAVVHNGIIENHNEQRDKLMQLGYEFTSQTDTEVIAHLIHFYHNQGLALLSATKMAVAELTGAFAISVISVKEPEHMITARQGCPLLIGLGENENFIASDVSAVLSVTRKVIYLEDGDVADIRRDGVTIFGSNGNTVERKIHMSDVSLASMELGPYAHFMQKEIHEQPKALTDTIEALIDDNRFSPVLFGDAASEIFSQVDSILILAAGTSYYAALTAKYWLESIAKIPTNVEIASEYRYRQSVPNPRQLIVTISQSGETLDTMEALKHAKSLGQHYSLSICNVQESAIPRASKLVFYTRAGAEIGVASTKAFTTQLVALFTLAATLAKQRGMLNDAQEQGYLTALRQLGGSVQHALNLEPQIREWAKAFADKHHALFLGRGIHYPIALEGALKLKEISYIHAEAYPAGELKHGPLALVDSDMPVVVIAPNDTLLEKVKSNMQEVKARGGELFVFADDDSHFAESECVHVIRTPRHVGVLSPILHTIPVQLLAYHVALIKGTDVDKPRNLAKSVTVE; from the coding sequence ATGTGCGGAATTGTAGGCGCAGTTGCAAGTAGAAACGTCGTGTCAACCCTTATAGAAGGTTTAAGCCGCTTGGAATACCGCGGCTACGATTCTGCTGGCGTTGCTGTATTAAGTGGTGGAAACATTGAACGCGTTCGTGCGGTTGGCCGTGTTGCTGCCATGACAGAAAAAGCTTTAGAAGTGAATCTAAGTGGTCAAGTTGGCATCGGCCACACGCGCTGGGCAACACACGGCGGAGTCACAGAAAGCAATGCACATCCACACGTTTCAAAGGGAGAGCTAGCAGTCGTTCATAACGGCATTATCGAAAATCATAATGAACAGCGTGATAAGTTAATGCAACTTGGATATGAGTTTACTTCGCAAACCGATACAGAAGTGATTGCACACCTCATTCACTTTTACCACAATCAAGGTTTAGCCTTGCTATCCGCAACAAAAATGGCGGTAGCTGAACTAACCGGCGCATTTGCAATTAGTGTCATTTCAGTTAAAGAGCCTGAACATATGATTACAGCTCGCCAAGGTTGCCCGTTGTTAATTGGCTTAGGTGAAAATGAAAACTTTATTGCATCTGATGTTTCGGCGGTGCTTTCGGTCACGCGCAAAGTGATTTACCTTGAAGATGGCGATGTCGCTGATATACGTCGAGATGGCGTTACAATTTTTGGAAGTAATGGCAATACCGTAGAGCGTAAAATTCACATGAGTGATGTGTCGCTTGCAAGCATGGAGCTTGGCCCTTATGCACACTTCATGCAAAAAGAAATACACGAACAGCCCAAAGCGCTTACGGATACGATAGAAGCATTAATCGATGATAATCGCTTTTCTCCAGTATTGTTTGGTGACGCGGCTAGTGAAATTTTTAGCCAAGTTGATAGCATACTCATACTTGCCGCAGGCACTAGCTATTATGCAGCGCTTACTGCTAAATACTGGCTAGAGAGTATTGCCAAAATACCTACCAACGTTGAAATCGCGAGTGAATATCGGTATCGCCAATCAGTACCAAACCCACGCCAGCTGATAGTAACAATTTCACAATCAGGTGAAACGCTAGACACCATGGAAGCATTAAAACATGCAAAATCATTAGGTCAGCACTACTCGCTATCTATTTGTAACGTGCAAGAAAGTGCCATTCCAAGAGCCTCAAAATTGGTATTCTACACTCGAGCTGGGGCAGAAATAGGGGTGGCTTCCACTAAAGCTTTCACTACACAATTGGTGGCTTTGTTTACCTTAGCTGCAACATTGGCTAAACAGCGAGGTATGCTCAATGATGCTCAAGAACAAGGTTACCTAACAGCGCTTAGGCAATTAGGTGGTAGCGTGCAGCACGCCCTAAATTTAGAGCCACAAATACGCGAATGGGCAAAAGCATTTGCTGATAAGCATCACGCCTTGTTTTTAGGTCGCGGTATACACTATCCAATTGCCCTTGAAGGTGCGCTTAAGCTTAAAGAGATATCATATATACATGCCGAAGCTTATCCGGCAGGGGAACTTAAACATGGTCCGCTAGCCTTGGTTGATAGTGATATGCCCGTTGTAGTTATTGCGCCAAACGATACTTTACTCGAAAAAGTAAAGTCAAATATGCAAGAAGTAAAAGCTCGAGGTGGTGAGCTGTTTGTTTTTGCCGATGATGATAGTCACTTTGCCGAAAGTGAATGTGTGCATGTCATTCGTACTCCGCGCCATGTTGGCGTGCTCTCACCTATTTTGCATACTATTCCTGTGCAATTATTGGCATATCATGTGGCATTAATTAAGGGCACGGATGTGGATAAGCCTAGAAACTTGGCAAAATCGGTTACAGTAGAATAG